Proteins encoded by one window of Arabidopsis thaliana chromosome 2, partial sequence:
- the SETH6 gene encoding Phototropic-responsive NPH3 family protein, giving the protein MGVVTVPESNKQSVAAKRAFRPSSSIRHTPQWPVSDVTSDLTIEVGSATFSLHKVTKFNKLRRKKRNCFTQTRSLLQFPLVSRSGRIRKLVLESKDTNLNLAAVPGGSESFELAAKFCYGVGVQYNSSNIAALRCVAHYLEMTEDLSEKNLEARTEAYLKDSIFNDISNSITVLHSCERLLPVAEEINLVGRLVNAIAVNACKEQLASGLLKLDQSFSCGVPETAKPCDWWGRSLPILKLDFFQRVLSAMKSKGLNHDIISDILMSYARKSLQIIREPNLVKSDSDLQRKQRIVLEAVVGLLPTQANKSSIPISFLSSLLKTAIGSGTSVSCRSDLERRISHLLDQAILEDILIPANIGAMYDTDSVQRIFSMFLNLDECEYRDDDDDEEDAVDESEMAMYDFEGAESPKQSSIFKVSKLMDSYLAEVALDSSLPPSKFIALAELLPDHARVVCDGLYRAVDIFLKV; this is encoded by the exons ATGGGTGTTGTTACTGTTCCTGAGTCTAATAAGCAAAGTGTTGCTGCTAAAAGAGCGTTTCGTCCAAGTTCCAGTATCAGACACACTCCTCAATG GCCTGTCTCGGACGTTACGAGTGACTTAACCATTGAAGTCGGCTCTGCGACCTTTTCCCTTCACAAGGTAACCAAATTCAATAAactcagaagaaaaaagagaaactgcTTTACACAAACTCGTTCTCTTTTGCAGTTTCCTCTCGTCTCTCGGAGTGGAAGAATCCGGAAACTTGTTCTGGAATCAAAAGACACGAACCTGAACCTAGCCGCTGTTCCAGGCGGCTCAGAATCGTTCGAGCTTGCTGCAAAGTTCTGCTACGGCGTTGGCGTCCAATATAACTCGTCCAACATTGCGGCGCTGCGATGCGTGGCTCATTACCTGGAGATGACAGAAGACTTGTCAGAGAAGAACCTCGAGGCGAGAACAGAGGCCTACCTGAAAGACTCCATTTTCAATGACATATCGAATTCGATCACTGTTCTTCACTCCTGCGAGAGGCTACTGCCTGTAGCTGAAGAGATCAACCTCGTCGGGAGGCTGGTCAACGCAATCGCTGTAAACGCCTGCAAAGAACAGCTAGCCTCTGGTTTGCTCAAGCTTGATCAGAGTTTCAGCTGCGGCGTCCCGGAGACTGCGAAACCTTGTGACTGGTGGGGTCGCTCTCTTCCCATCCTCAAGCTTGATTTCTTCCAGAGAGTTCTCTCCGCCATGAAATCCAAAGGTCTCAATCACGACATTATCAGTGACATCCTTATGAGCTACGCTCGCAAATCACTGCAGATCATCAGAGAACCGAATCTCGTCAAATCAGATTCCGATCTTCAGAGGAAACAGCGAATCGTCCTTGAAGCGGTCGTCGGGCTCCTCCCAACGCAAGCGAACAAAAGCTCGATTCCGATCTCGTTCCTCTCTAGCTTGTTGAAGACCGCTATAGGATCTGGCACCTCCGTCTCTTGCAGATCCGATCTGGAGAGACGGATCAGCCACCTGCTCGACCAGGCCATCCTTGAAGACATCCTTATTCCGGCGAACATCGGCGCCATGTACGACACCGACTCGGTGCAGAGGATTTTCTCAATGTTCTTGAACCTTGACGAGTGCGAGTacagagatgatgatgacgacgagGAGGACGCGGTGGACGAGAGCGAGATGGCCATGTACGATTTCGAGGGGGCTGAGTCACCGAAACAGAGCTCCATCTTCAAGGTGTCGAAGCTGATGGATAGTTATCTCGCTGAGGTGGCTCTGGACTCGAGCCTTCCTCCCTCCAAGTTTATAGCACTCGCAGAGCTTCTCCCTGACCATGCTCGCGTCGTCTGCGATGGCCTCTACCGAGCCGTTGATATCTTCCTCAAGGTATAA
- the SETH6 gene encoding Phototropic-responsive NPH3 family protein, whose amino-acid sequence MGVVTVPESNKQSVAAKRAFRPSSSIRHTPQWPVSDVTSDLTIEVGSATFSLHKFPLVSRSGRIRKLVLESKDTNLNLAAVPGGSESFELAAKFCYGVGVQYNSSNIAALRCVAHYLEMTEDLSEKNLEARTEAYLKDSIFNDISNSITVLHSCERLLPVAEEINLVGRLVNAIAVNACKEQLASGLLKLDQSFSCGVPETAKPCDWWGRSLPILKLDFFQRVLSAMKSKGLNHDIISDILMSYARKSLQIIREPNLVKSDSDLQRKQRIVLEAVVGLLPTQANKSSIPISFLSSLLKTAIGSGTSVSCRSDLERRISHLLDQAILEDILIPANIGAMYDTDSVQRIFSMFLNLDECEYRDDDDDEEDAVDESEMAMYDFEGAESPKQSSIFKVSKLMDSYLAEVALDSSLPPSKFIALAELLPDHARVVCDGLYRAVDIFLKV is encoded by the exons ATGGGTGTTGTTACTGTTCCTGAGTCTAATAAGCAAAGTGTTGCTGCTAAAAGAGCGTTTCGTCCAAGTTCCAGTATCAGACACACTCCTCAATG GCCTGTCTCGGACGTTACGAGTGACTTAACCATTGAAGTCGGCTCTGCGACCTTTTCCCTTCACAAG TTTCCTCTCGTCTCTCGGAGTGGAAGAATCCGGAAACTTGTTCTGGAATCAAAAGACACGAACCTGAACCTAGCCGCTGTTCCAGGCGGCTCAGAATCGTTCGAGCTTGCTGCAAAGTTCTGCTACGGCGTTGGCGTCCAATATAACTCGTCCAACATTGCGGCGCTGCGATGCGTGGCTCATTACCTGGAGATGACAGAAGACTTGTCAGAGAAGAACCTCGAGGCGAGAACAGAGGCCTACCTGAAAGACTCCATTTTCAATGACATATCGAATTCGATCACTGTTCTTCACTCCTGCGAGAGGCTACTGCCTGTAGCTGAAGAGATCAACCTCGTCGGGAGGCTGGTCAACGCAATCGCTGTAAACGCCTGCAAAGAACAGCTAGCCTCTGGTTTGCTCAAGCTTGATCAGAGTTTCAGCTGCGGCGTCCCGGAGACTGCGAAACCTTGTGACTGGTGGGGTCGCTCTCTTCCCATCCTCAAGCTTGATTTCTTCCAGAGAGTTCTCTCCGCCATGAAATCCAAAGGTCTCAATCACGACATTATCAGTGACATCCTTATGAGCTACGCTCGCAAATCACTGCAGATCATCAGAGAACCGAATCTCGTCAAATCAGATTCCGATCTTCAGAGGAAACAGCGAATCGTCCTTGAAGCGGTCGTCGGGCTCCTCCCAACGCAAGCGAACAAAAGCTCGATTCCGATCTCGTTCCTCTCTAGCTTGTTGAAGACCGCTATAGGATCTGGCACCTCCGTCTCTTGCAGATCCGATCTGGAGAGACGGATCAGCCACCTGCTCGACCAGGCCATCCTTGAAGACATCCTTATTCCGGCGAACATCGGCGCCATGTACGACACCGACTCGGTGCAGAGGATTTTCTCAATGTTCTTGAACCTTGACGAGTGCGAGTacagagatgatgatgacgacgagGAGGACGCGGTGGACGAGAGCGAGATGGCCATGTACGATTTCGAGGGGGCTGAGTCACCGAAACAGAGCTCCATCTTCAAGGTGTCGAAGCTGATGGATAGTTATCTCGCTGAGGTGGCTCTGGACTCGAGCCTTCCTCCCTCCAAGTTTATAGCACTCGCAGAGCTTCTCCCTGACCATGCTCGCGTCGTCTGCGATGGCCTCTACCGAGCCGTTGATATCTTCCTCAAGGTATAA
- the SETH6 gene encoding Phototropic-responsive NPH3 family protein (Phototropic-responsive NPH3 family protein; FUNCTIONS IN: signal transducer activity; INVOLVED IN: response to light stimulus; LOCATED IN: plasma membrane; EXPRESSED IN: hypocotyl, root, flower; EXPRESSED DURING: petal differentiation and expansion stage; CONTAINS InterPro DOMAIN/s: NPH3 (InterPro:IPR004249), BTB/POZ fold (InterPro:IPR011333); BEST Arabidopsis thaliana protein match is: Phototropic-responsive NPH3 family protein (TAIR:AT1G03010.1); Has 884 Blast hits to 856 proteins in 27 species: Archae - 0; Bacteria - 0; Metazoa - 6; Fungi - 0; Plants - 876; Viruses - 0; Other Eukaryotes - 2 (source: NCBI BLink).) yields MGVVTVPESNKQSVAAKRAFRPSSSIRHTPQWPVSDVTSDLTIEVGSATFSLHKFPLVSRSGRIRKLVLESKDTNLNLAAVPGGSESFELAAKFCYGVGVQYNSSNIAALRCVAHYLEMTEDLSEKNLEARTEAYLKDSIFNDISNSITVLHSCERLLPVAEEINLVGRLVNAIAVNACKEQLASGLLKLDQSFSCGVPETAKPCDWWGRSLPILKLDFFQRVLSAMKSKGLNHDIISDILMSYARKSLQIIREPNLVKSDSDLQRKQRIVLEAVVGLLPTQANKSSIPISFLSSLLKTAIGSGTSVSCRSDLERRISHLLDQAILEDILIPANIGAMYDTDSVQRIFSMFLNLDECEYRDDDDDEEDAVDESEMAMYDFEGAESPKQSSIFKVSKLMDSYLAEVALDSSLPPSKFIALAELLPDHARVVCDGLYRAVDIFLKVHPHMKDSERYRLCKTVSCKKLSQDASSHAAQNERLPVQIAVQVLFYEQTRLKNAMTSGGGTGGSNQSQFFLFPNRSGSGMASGAISPRDNYASVRRENRELRLEVARMRMRLTDLEKDHVSMKRDFVKPQSRRRRYGMLRKLSRGLNKLNAIVLRFRSSQSVASSGKKHTEEKTNSERRFMFQKRRCHSVS; encoded by the exons ATGGGTGTTGTTACTGTTCCTGAGTCTAATAAGCAAAGTGTTGCTGCTAAAAGAGCGTTTCGTCCAAGTTCCAGTATCAGACACACTCCTCAATG GCCTGTCTCGGACGTTACGAGTGACTTAACCATTGAAGTCGGCTCTGCGACCTTTTCCCTTCACAAG TTTCCTCTCGTCTCTCGGAGTGGAAGAATCCGGAAACTTGTTCTGGAATCAAAAGACACGAACCTGAACCTAGCCGCTGTTCCAGGCGGCTCAGAATCGTTCGAGCTTGCTGCAAAGTTCTGCTACGGCGTTGGCGTCCAATATAACTCGTCCAACATTGCGGCGCTGCGATGCGTGGCTCATTACCTGGAGATGACAGAAGACTTGTCAGAGAAGAACCTCGAGGCGAGAACAGAGGCCTACCTGAAAGACTCCATTTTCAATGACATATCGAATTCGATCACTGTTCTTCACTCCTGCGAGAGGCTACTGCCTGTAGCTGAAGAGATCAACCTCGTCGGGAGGCTGGTCAACGCAATCGCTGTAAACGCCTGCAAAGAACAGCTAGCCTCTGGTTTGCTCAAGCTTGATCAGAGTTTCAGCTGCGGCGTCCCGGAGACTGCGAAACCTTGTGACTGGTGGGGTCGCTCTCTTCCCATCCTCAAGCTTGATTTCTTCCAGAGAGTTCTCTCCGCCATGAAATCCAAAGGTCTCAATCACGACATTATCAGTGACATCCTTATGAGCTACGCTCGCAAATCACTGCAGATCATCAGAGAACCGAATCTCGTCAAATCAGATTCCGATCTTCAGAGGAAACAGCGAATCGTCCTTGAAGCGGTCGTCGGGCTCCTCCCAACGCAAGCGAACAAAAGCTCGATTCCGATCTCGTTCCTCTCTAGCTTGTTGAAGACCGCTATAGGATCTGGCACCTCCGTCTCTTGCAGATCCGATCTGGAGAGACGGATCAGCCACCTGCTCGACCAGGCCATCCTTGAAGACATCCTTATTCCGGCGAACATCGGCGCCATGTACGACACCGACTCGGTGCAGAGGATTTTCTCAATGTTCTTGAACCTTGACGAGTGCGAGTacagagatgatgatgacgacgagGAGGACGCGGTGGACGAGAGCGAGATGGCCATGTACGATTTCGAGGGGGCTGAGTCACCGAAACAGAGCTCCATCTTCAAGGTGTCGAAGCTGATGGATAGTTATCTCGCTGAGGTGGCTCTGGACTCGAGCCTTCCTCCCTCCAAGTTTATAGCACTCGCAGAGCTTCTCCCTGACCATGCTCGCGTCGTCTGCGATGGCCTCTACCGAGCCGTTGATATCTTCCTCAAG GTTCACCCCCACATGAAAGATTCGGAACGTTACCGTCTCTGCAAGACAGTCAGCTGTAAGAAACTGTCGCAGGACGCAAGCAGCCACGCGGCGCAAAACGAGAGACTTCCGGTTCAGATTGCGGTTCAAGTCCTGTTCTACGAACAGACACGGCTCAAGAACGCCATGACCAGCGGCGGTGGCACAGGCGGTTCGAACCAAAGCCAGTTCTTCTTGTTCCCAAACCGCTCGGGAAGCGGGATGGCAAGCGGAGCCATCTCGCCGAGGGACAACTATGCATCAGTGAGAAGAGAGAACAGAGAGCTGAGACTAGAGGTGGCCAGGATGAGGATGAGGCTAACGGACCTGGAGAAAGATCATGTATCGATGAAGAGAGACTTCGTGAAGCCGCAGAGCAGGAGGAGGCGTTATGGAATGTTGAGGAAGCTCTCGAGAGGTCTGAACAAGTTGAACGCAATCGTTTTGAGATTTAGGAGCAGCCAAAGTGTTGCCAGTAGCGGTAAAAAGCATACGGAGGAGAAAACGAATTCGGAAAGACGATTCATGTTTCAGAAGAGAAGATGtcactctgtttcttga
- the SETH6 gene encoding Phototropic-responsive NPH3 family protein (Phototropic-responsive NPH3 family protein; FUNCTIONS IN: signal transducer activity; INVOLVED IN: response to light stimulus; EXPRESSED IN: hypocotyl, root, flower; EXPRESSED DURING: petal differentiation and expansion stage; CONTAINS InterPro DOMAIN/s: NPH3 (InterPro:IPR004249), BTB/POZ fold (InterPro:IPR011333); BEST Arabidopsis thaliana protein match is: Phototropic-responsive NPH3 family protein (TAIR:AT1G03010.1).), with protein sequence MGVVTVPESNKQSVAAKRAFRPSSSIRHTPQWPVSDVTSDLTIEVGSATFSLHKVTKFNKLRRKKRNCFTQTRSLLQFPLVSRSGRIRKLVLESKDTNLNLAAVPGGSESFELAAKFCYGVGVQYNSSNIAALRCVAHYLEMTEDLSEKNLEARTEAYLKDSIFNDISNSITVLHSCERLLPVAEEINLVGRLVNAIAVNACKEQLASGLLKLDQSFSCGVPETAKPCDWWGRSLPILKLDFFQRVLSAMKSKGLNHDIISDILMSYARKSLQIIREPNLVKSDSDLQRKQRIVLEAVVGLLPTQANKSSIPISFLSSLLKTAIGSGTSVSCRSDLERRISHLLDQAILEDILIPANIGAMYDTDSVQRIFSMFLNLDECEYRDDDDDEEDAVDESEMAMYDFEGAESPKQSSIFKVSKLMDSYLAEVALDSSLPPSKFIALAELLPDHARVVCDGLYRAVDIFLKVHPHMKDSERYRLCKTVSCKKLSQDASSHAAQNERLPVQIAVQVLFYEQTRLKNAMTSGGGTGGSNQSQFFLFPNRSGSGMASGAISPRDNYASVRRENRELRLEVARMRMRLTDLEKDHVSMKRDFVKPQSRRRRYGMLRKLSRGLNKLNAIVLRFRSSQSVASSGKKHTEEKTNSERRFMFQKRRCHSVS encoded by the exons ATGGGTGTTGTTACTGTTCCTGAGTCTAATAAGCAAAGTGTTGCTGCTAAAAGAGCGTTTCGTCCAAGTTCCAGTATCAGACACACTCCTCAATG GCCTGTCTCGGACGTTACGAGTGACTTAACCATTGAAGTCGGCTCTGCGACCTTTTCCCTTCACAAGGTAACCAAATTCAATAAactcagaagaaaaaagagaaactgcTTTACACAAACTCGTTCTCTTTTGCAGTTTCCTCTCGTCTCTCGGAGTGGAAGAATCCGGAAACTTGTTCTGGAATCAAAAGACACGAACCTGAACCTAGCCGCTGTTCCAGGCGGCTCAGAATCGTTCGAGCTTGCTGCAAAGTTCTGCTACGGCGTTGGCGTCCAATATAACTCGTCCAACATTGCGGCGCTGCGATGCGTGGCTCATTACCTGGAGATGACAGAAGACTTGTCAGAGAAGAACCTCGAGGCGAGAACAGAGGCCTACCTGAAAGACTCCATTTTCAATGACATATCGAATTCGATCACTGTTCTTCACTCCTGCGAGAGGCTACTGCCTGTAGCTGAAGAGATCAACCTCGTCGGGAGGCTGGTCAACGCAATCGCTGTAAACGCCTGCAAAGAACAGCTAGCCTCTGGTTTGCTCAAGCTTGATCAGAGTTTCAGCTGCGGCGTCCCGGAGACTGCGAAACCTTGTGACTGGTGGGGTCGCTCTCTTCCCATCCTCAAGCTTGATTTCTTCCAGAGAGTTCTCTCCGCCATGAAATCCAAAGGTCTCAATCACGACATTATCAGTGACATCCTTATGAGCTACGCTCGCAAATCACTGCAGATCATCAGAGAACCGAATCTCGTCAAATCAGATTCCGATCTTCAGAGGAAACAGCGAATCGTCCTTGAAGCGGTCGTCGGGCTCCTCCCAACGCAAGCGAACAAAAGCTCGATTCCGATCTCGTTCCTCTCTAGCTTGTTGAAGACCGCTATAGGATCTGGCACCTCCGTCTCTTGCAGATCCGATCTGGAGAGACGGATCAGCCACCTGCTCGACCAGGCCATCCTTGAAGACATCCTTATTCCGGCGAACATCGGCGCCATGTACGACACCGACTCGGTGCAGAGGATTTTCTCAATGTTCTTGAACCTTGACGAGTGCGAGTacagagatgatgatgacgacgagGAGGACGCGGTGGACGAGAGCGAGATGGCCATGTACGATTTCGAGGGGGCTGAGTCACCGAAACAGAGCTCCATCTTCAAGGTGTCGAAGCTGATGGATAGTTATCTCGCTGAGGTGGCTCTGGACTCGAGCCTTCCTCCCTCCAAGTTTATAGCACTCGCAGAGCTTCTCCCTGACCATGCTCGCGTCGTCTGCGATGGCCTCTACCGAGCCGTTGATATCTTCCTCAAG GTTCACCCCCACATGAAAGATTCGGAACGTTACCGTCTCTGCAAGACAGTCAGCTGTAAGAAACTGTCGCAGGACGCAAGCAGCCACGCGGCGCAAAACGAGAGACTTCCGGTTCAGATTGCGGTTCAAGTCCTGTTCTACGAACAGACACGGCTCAAGAACGCCATGACCAGCGGCGGTGGCACAGGCGGTTCGAACCAAAGCCAGTTCTTCTTGTTCCCAAACCGCTCGGGAAGCGGGATGGCAAGCGGAGCCATCTCGCCGAGGGACAACTATGCATCAGTGAGAAGAGAGAACAGAGAGCTGAGACTAGAGGTGGCCAGGATGAGGATGAGGCTAACGGACCTGGAGAAAGATCATGTATCGATGAAGAGAGACTTCGTGAAGCCGCAGAGCAGGAGGAGGCGTTATGGAATGTTGAGGAAGCTCTCGAGAGGTCTGAACAAGTTGAACGCAATCGTTTTGAGATTTAGGAGCAGCCAAAGTGTTGCCAGTAGCGGTAAAAAGCATACGGAGGAGAAAACGAATTCGGAAAGACGATTCATGTTTCAGAAGAGAAGATGtcactctgtttcttga
- the SETH6 gene encoding Phototropic-responsive NPH3 family protein translates to MTEDLSEKNLEARTEAYLKDSIFNDISNSITVLHSCERLLPVAEEINLVGRLVNAIAVNACKEQLASGLLKLDQSFSCGVPETAKPCDWWGRSLPILKLDFFQRVLSAMKSKGLNHDIISDILMSYARKSLQIIREPNLVKSDSDLQRKQRIVLEAVVGLLPTQANKSSIPISFLSSLLKTAIGSGTSVSCRSDLERRISHLLDQAILEDILIPANIGAMYDTDSVQRIFSMFLNLDECEYRDDDDDEEDAVDESEMAMYDFEGAESPKQSSIFKVSKLMDSYLAEVALDSSLPPSKFIALAELLPDHARVVCDGLYRAVDIFLKVHPHMKDSERYRLCKTVSCKKLSQDASSHAAQNERLPVQIAVQVLFYEQTRLKNAMTSGGGTGGSNQSQFFLFPNRSGSGMASGAISPRDNYASVRRENRELRLEVARMRMRLTDLEKDHVSMKRDFVKPQSRRRRYGMLRKLSRGLNKLNAIVLRFRSSQSVASSGKKHTEEKTNSERRFMFQKRRCHSVS, encoded by the exons ATGACAGAAGACTTGTCAGAGAAGAACCTCGAGGCGAGAACAGAGGCCTACCTGAAAGACTCCATTTTCAATGACATATCGAATTCGATCACTGTTCTTCACTCCTGCGAGAGGCTACTGCCTGTAGCTGAAGAGATCAACCTCGTCGGGAGGCTGGTCAACGCAATCGCTGTAAACGCCTGCAAAGAACAGCTAGCCTCTGGTTTGCTCAAGCTTGATCAGAGTTTCAGCTGCGGCGTCCCGGAGACTGCGAAACCTTGTGACTGGTGGGGTCGCTCTCTTCCCATCCTCAAGCTTGATTTCTTCCAGAGAGTTCTCTCCGCCATGAAATCCAAAGGTCTCAATCACGACATTATCAGTGACATCCTTATGAGCTACGCTCGCAAATCACTGCAGATCATCAGAGAACCGAATCTCGTCAAATCAGATTCCGATCTTCAGAGGAAACAGCGAATCGTCCTTGAAGCGGTCGTCGGGCTCCTCCCAACGCAAGCGAACAAAAGCTCGATTCCGATCTCGTTCCTCTCTAGCTTGTTGAAGACCGCTATAGGATCTGGCACCTCCGTCTCTTGCAGATCCGATCTGGAGAGACGGATCAGCCACCTGCTCGACCAGGCCATCCTTGAAGACATCCTTATTCCGGCGAACATCGGCGCCATGTACGACACCGACTCGGTGCAGAGGATTTTCTCAATGTTCTTGAACCTTGACGAGTGCGAGTacagagatgatgatgacgacgagGAGGACGCGGTGGACGAGAGCGAGATGGCCATGTACGATTTCGAGGGGGCTGAGTCACCGAAACAGAGCTCCATCTTCAAGGTGTCGAAGCTGATGGATAGTTATCTCGCTGAGGTGGCTCTGGACTCGAGCCTTCCTCCCTCCAAGTTTATAGCACTCGCAGAGCTTCTCCCTGACCATGCTCGCGTCGTCTGCGATGGCCTCTACCGAGCCGTTGATATCTTCCTCAAG GTTCACCCCCACATGAAAGATTCGGAACGTTACCGTCTCTGCAAGACAGTCAGCTGTAAGAAACTGTCGCAGGACGCAAGCAGCCACGCGGCGCAAAACGAGAGACTTCCGGTTCAGATTGCGGTTCAAGTCCTGTTCTACGAACAGACACGGCTCAAGAACGCCATGACCAGCGGCGGTGGCACAGGCGGTTCGAACCAAAGCCAGTTCTTCTTGTTCCCAAACCGCTCGGGAAGCGGGATGGCAAGCGGAGCCATCTCGCCGAGGGACAACTATGCATCAGTGAGAAGAGAGAACAGAGAGCTGAGACTAGAGGTGGCCAGGATGAGGATGAGGCTAACGGACCTGGAGAAAGATCATGTATCGATGAAGAGAGACTTCGTGAAGCCGCAGAGCAGGAGGAGGCGTTATGGAATGTTGAGGAAGCTCTCGAGAGGTCTGAACAAGTTGAACGCAATCGTTTTGAGATTTAGGAGCAGCCAAAGTGTTGCCAGTAGCGGTAAAAAGCATACGGAGGAGAAAACGAATTCGGAAAGACGATTCATGTTTCAGAAGAGAAGATGtcactctgtttcttga
- a CDS encoding Thioredoxin superfamily protein (Thioredoxin superfamily protein; FUNCTIONS IN: electron carrier activity, protein disulfide oxidoreductase activity; INVOLVED IN: cell redox homeostasis; LOCATED IN: endomembrane system; CONTAINS InterPro DOMAIN/s: Glutaredoxin-like, plant II (InterPro:IPR011905), Thioredoxin fold (InterPro:IPR012335), Glutaredoxin (InterPro:IPR002109), Thioredoxin-like fold (InterPro:IPR012336); BEST Arabidopsis thaliana protein match is: Thioredoxin superfamily protein (TAIR:AT3G62950.1); Has 1288 Blast hits to 1284 proteins in 244 species: Archae - 0; Bacteria - 100; Metazoa - 228; Fungi - 164; Plants - 745; Viruses - 0; Other Eukaryotes - 51 (source: NCBI BLink).): MERVRDLASEKAAVIFTKSSCCMCHSIKTLFYELGASPAIHELDKDPQGPDMERALFRVFGSNPAVPAVFVGGRYVGSAKDVISFHVDGSLKQMLKASNAIWL; encoded by the coding sequence ATGGAACGAGTAAGAGATTTGGCATCGGAGAAGGCGGCTGTGATATTCACGAAGAGCTCGTGTTGCATGTGTCATAGCATCAAGACTCTCTTCTACGAACTCGGGGCGAGTCCTGCCATCCATGAGCTTGACAAGGACCCGCAAGGCCCTGACATGGAACGGGCCCTCTTCCGGGTATTCGGGTCTAACCCTGCTGTCCCTGCGGTTTTCGTAGGAGGAAGGTACGTCGGCTCAGCTAAAGACGTCATCTCCTTCCACGTGGATGGCTCCCTCAAGCAGATGTTAAAGGCCTCTAACGCCATATGGTTGTGA
- a CDS encoding Glutaredoxin family protein (Glutaredoxin family protein; FUNCTIONS IN: electron carrier activity, arsenate reductase (glutaredoxin) activity, protein disulfide oxidoreductase activity; INVOLVED IN: cell redox homeostasis; LOCATED IN: endomembrane system; EXPRESSED IN: 11 plant structures; EXPRESSED DURING: 7 growth stages; CONTAINS InterPro DOMAIN/s: Glutaredoxin-like, plant II (InterPro:IPR011905), Thioredoxin fold (InterPro:IPR012335), Glutaredoxin (InterPro:IPR002109), Glutaredoxin subgroup (InterPro:IPR014025), Thioredoxin-like fold (InterPro:IPR012336); BEST Arabidopsis thaliana protein match is: Thioredoxin superfamily protein (TAIR:AT3G62960.1); Has 1229 Blast hits to 1227 proteins in 226 species: Archae - 0; Bacteria - 96; Metazoa - 226; Fungi - 100; Plants - 735; Viruses - 0; Other Eukaryotes - 72 (source: NCBI BLink).), with protein sequence MDKVMRMSSEKGVVIFTKSSCCLCYAVQILFRDLRVQPTIHEIDNDPDCREIEKALLRLGCSTAVPAVFVGGKLVGSTNEVMSLHLSGSLVPLIKPYQSILY encoded by the coding sequence ATGGACAAAGTGATGAGAATGTCTTCAGAGAAAGGAGTGGTGATCTTCACGAAGAGCTCATGTTGTCTCTGCTACGCCGTTCAAATCCTGTTCCGTGACCTTAGGGTTCAACCAACCATCCACGAGATCGACAACGACCCGGACTGCCGTGAGATCGAGAAGGCTCTTCTCCGGCTCGGCTGTTCCACGGCGGTTCCAGCTGTCTTTGTCGGAGGCAAGCTTGTTGGCTCCACCAATGAAGTCATGTCCCTTCACCTTAGTGGCTCTCTTGTCCCATTGATCAAACCCTATCAGTCCATCCTTTACTAG